A window of Bdellovibrionales bacterium genomic DNA:
TTGAAGATCCTGAATTCCTGAGATTTAGTTCAGTCAGGGACCCTTGGAGTTTGGAACAACAATCAAGCGGGCCAGTTCAAAATAGTTAGGTGATTTATTTTCTTCTTAAGCAAAGCCCTTGGTTTGGCAGATCCAGAGCAGAATTAAATTTCGCCGACATGTTTTGGTAAGCGATAAGAGCAGTCAACTCGACAATATCGTCTGGCTTGAACAGAGCTTTCAACTTCTCCCGCGTTTTGTCGCTGACCTTTTTATTGGAATCCGTCATTTCTTCACAGTAGGTGAGCGCCGCTTTTTCTTTTTCAGAGAGAAGCGAGCTGTGATGCCAGTTTTCTAACTCATTCACCAAATCTTGTGATCCACTTCGTTCGATGAGGATAAGTGAATTGAGGTCGATACAGAAGTTACACCAGTTGATTTGTGCCACCCGCAACATCACGAGGGATCTCATTCGGGGTTCAAGGTGAGAGGATTTACGATTGAAATAGAGATAGAAGCCTGTGAAAAGTCCGAGAAGGACGGGGAGTTTGCCCCATTGCATTGTGGGGATTAGATGTTGTCCAAATCGTCGTTTTTGAGATCTCAGGAGGAGTCTTGTGAAAAGTGAATATTTTTGCAATGGCTTTTGCGGAACAAAACTCGACATGATGGAACCCCAGAGTTGTGTGGCTTCGTTCGTTTGTTCATTCCATACTAAAAGAATTCTCTTTTCATGCCAAAGCTATTCGGTCGGTCTGGACCGATTGTACTAAAAAAAGTCGTCCCGACTCCGGCTAGTGTCGTTTCAATGTGGCACCTGAGGATGGAATAGCATAGAAGTAATCTTTTTGAGTGAGTGTTATCTTTCGTGTCAGCTCGATGTGAGAAGCATGAATCGCCGTGTCCGAATCAATGAGGGAAGCCCCAGTTGATTGCAAGTTATAAAGTCTGCTTCGCGCCCCCGCACTGCCTGAAGTGACGACCTCACCCACTGCAATCGCGCCACTCGTGTGAGGCTGAATGTCTGCAACCGCATGCCCGGTTCCTGCCAACAGCATTTTTGAGAACCAAGCTCCGGCATTTAAGGTTCCGGTTGCACCGGCACTCGCCGTCGCTGTCAATCCATCGCTTTCATCGAAATGGTAGTGATAGACAGCACCGGCTGAAGTCAGAGCACTAGATGGAACTGTGATCGACGCGGTGGAATATAGAACACTACTGGAGAGGCGGAATTCATCGATCGCTCCATTGAAGTAGTCAGTGCCGTCTCCTCCCAGGTAAAGGCTATTGTCGTCAGCATCCCAAGTGCTCAGATTAACCGCATTTGTTCCTTGCAATGTGCCATTCACCCACATTTTCATGCCACTGCTGCCGTTGACAGTTGCAGCGACATAAACCCAAGCACCAGCATTCCAACTGGTTGCAGAGGAAGTGACGGTATAATCAGCGCCAGAATGTCTGACCCAAAATTCAAGACGACCGGACAAGAAATCAAATCCGTAGGAGCCGTTCACTCCATTTGTTCCTCGGAGCATCAGAACGGGTGAGCCAGAACCAGAGTTAATCAACTGATCGGGACGGAACCACATTTCGATTGTCAGCGTATTGGTCAGTGAGCCACTTCCACTTGCCACGATGTAGCCCGATGATCCATCAGTATTGAGGATGCCGCTGAAGGGAAGGCTTCCAGTGCCCGTGTAGCTGAAATTTTGGAGATCTGCCAAGGTGTTGTTGGTAAAATTCTCGTCAATCACCGAGAGTCCACGAGGAGAGGCGATCAGGACAGTATTGTTCCCATTTGTTGAAGTGTTCTGACTGAGAGCCAGCTGACTAAAATCGAGGCCAGCGAGGCCTGCGTTGGTGGATCGCGTGTAGGTGTAGTTGGCAGAAAAATTGGCTGCCAACGGAAGGCTCAGATTGGAGCGATAAATACCTAGGTTTTGTTCCGCATAGTAGAGTTCGCCGGCTGTGCTGAGCGCAATGCTCTGGATCTTGCCGGTCGAAGCTGTGTTTGTGTAGGCCGTCGAGGTAGAATTGACCTTCAACAAGTAAGGACCATTGTCCGTCGCGACCGCAAGATAAACGTTTCCGCTCAGTTCGATGACATCCAAATCATTGACGGGCTTGTTGATGAGGGCCGCAAAGCTTGTGTCGACCGACCAGACGCCAGCTGAATTGCGCTGACTCAGGTTCTTGTTGGATTTTGTGACGGTGTTAGAAATTTGAAACATTTGGTCGTTGGCGAAATCCAGAAGGATGACTCCGCCAGTTCCTCCTCCGGAATTGCGCATTCCAACGAAGATCTTACCTTCTTTAGCCACGACTTCTGAAATCGACCCAAGATCGGAGTCGATCGCATAGTCCACACCGATATTGAATCGCATAAACAACTTGTTGCTCGTGAGATCGACGATGTCCAAATTATTGGTCGAAGCGAGAATCATGACTCGAGCGGGGAATTCGGCTCGTGAACCGCGCACATTGGCGACATGGCTCTCTGAATACCAGCTCTGTGTTCCAGCCGTTCTCCAGGCGGAACTTACGTCCATCACTGGTTCCCAAAAATGGCTAGCAGTTTGTGAGGCTGCGCTCAAGAAGTAATTTCCTGTTGAATCTTGGCTTGCAATTGTCCATGTGGCACTTCCAGTCGTGACGTTGACAGTCACGCTTGAACCGCCAATAGAGACGGTGCCAGCACCGGCTCTGCTTCCAGATATTTTGGATTGGCTTCCTGTGATGGGGTGTGGAACATATTGCATAATTCCGGTTCCAGTCCAAGAAGAGCTCGCAGCAATCACAAAATTGCCATAAAGATCGTATTGATTTGAGTACAGATTGGCTTCTTGATCGATGGAGAGGTTCAATGTGGTCAAGACGGCGCCAGCAGCTGAGGCCGCGTCGGCAATTCTCGTGCAGTTCGCCACATTGGCGTCAACATTGAC
This region includes:
- a CDS encoding carboxymuconolactone decarboxylase family protein, which produces MSSFVPQKPLQKYSLFTRLLLRSQKRRFGQHLIPTMQWGKLPVLLGLFTGFYLYFNRKSSHLEPRMRSLVMLRVAQINWCNFCIDLNSLILIERSGSQDLVNELENWHHSSLLSEKEKAALTYCEEMTDSNKKVSDKTREKLKALFKPDDIVELTALIAYQNMSAKFNSALDLPNQGLCLRRK